Genomic window (Candidatus Zixiibacteriota bacterium):
GGAATCCGAACAAGCCAATCAGCACTCCCAGAAATCCGAACGGCAAAGTCGGCAGGCCCGGCATGACAGCGAATAAAAACAAGATTCCGGAGGTAGTCAAAATCGCACGCGGTCGATTGGAAAGCTGACTCAGGAGATCCTCGCCGAGGTTTGCCTTGGCCGCCGCCCGTGTCACCAGGATGCCGGCCGAGGTCGATACGATCAAAGCCGGGATCTGGGTCACCAGACCATCACCCACAGTCAGCAATGTGTATGTCGTCAGAGCTTCGCTCAGGTCCATCCCGCGCTGGAGTGCGCCGATAATCAAACCACCGACGATATTGATCGTTGTAATAATGATACCAGCTACGGCGTCACCGCGCACGAACTTCGAGGCACCGTCCATAGCCCCGTAAAAGTCTGCTTCATTAGTGATCTGTTCCCGCCGTTTAAGGGCTTCACGCTCATCAATAAGACCGGCATTCAAGTCGGCATCGATCGCCATCTGCTTACCAGGCATGGCATCCAGGGTGAAACGAGCCGCTACCTCTGAAATTCGCGTGGCACCTTTGGTAATCACCACGAACTGGATGATGACCAGGATCAGGAAGATGATCAATCCGACAACATAGTTGCCCTTGACGACGAAATTCCCGAAGGCGTAGATCACCTCACCGGCGTACGCATCGCCCAAAATCAGCCTCGTGGAGGCGACATTCAAGGCCAACCGCAACAGGGTTACAACCAGAAGCAGTCCCGGAAATACCGAGAGTTCCATCGGTTTATTGATGAACATGGTGGTCAAAAGGATTACCAGCGCGAAGGCGATATTGAAACTCAGGAGGACATCCAGCATCCCCGGCGCGGTCGGTATAACCAGTATCAATACAATACCGATTACCGCCACACCCATGACTATATCAGCCTGGGAAGACAACTGCGACAGTATGCCTTTACGTTTTTTCGCCATTCTTAAGCCTTACCTTTCAACCTGTAAACATAGGCCAGCACCTCGGCCACCGCCTTGTAGAGATTGGCGGGGACAGTCATGCCGACTTCCACAGCTTCATAGAGGGAGCGCGCCAGCGGTTTATTTTCGACTACAGGGACATCGTTTTCTTTCGCGATTGCCTTTATCTTATCAGCGATCAGGCGTTTACCCTTGGCAACCACGGTCGGAGCATCCATCTCTTCAGCATCGTACTTAAGGGCAACCGCAATATGTGTCGGGTTGGTTACTATCACGTCAGCGTCAGGCACAGCACCCATCATGCGTGCGTTAGCCATCTCGCGCTGAACTTTGCGGATACGATTTTTAGTATCGGGGGAGCCCTCGTATTTTTTCATCTCATCTTTGACATCCTGCTTGGACATCCGGAGTTCTTTTTCGTAATCATATTTTTGGAAAGCGTAATCGGCGGCGGCGATGACGATAAATGCCAGGCAGAGCTTGAGTACTACCCTGAAAGCGGCAGAACCGATAAAAGTGAGGATACTGCCGACCTCCGAATCGGCCAGTGGAACAACGTTTTTGAATTCGTGAGTGATAGCTAAGTATCCGATCAGTCCGATCGCGGCCAGTTTCAGAAAATCGCGCGCCAGATGAAACAGTGTGCGACCTGAAAAGAGCCGTTTGAAGCCCTTGGCCAGATTCAACCGCTCGAACTT
Coding sequences:
- the flhB gene encoding flagellar biosynthesis protein FlhB, giving the protein MAEESFQEKTEPATPRKRQEARKEGKVCRSQETSSLVILMSGAVALFFFIPSGFARLTNLQKHLFSNAPSFSMSADSFTKFFTQILAQYAMVLLPIFITVAVMAAGISLLQVGPMLSTKAIEPKFERLNLAKGFKRLFSGRTLFHLARDFLKLAAIGLIGYLAITHEFKNVVPLADSEVGSILTFIGSAAFRVVLKLCLAFIVIAAADYAFQKYDYEKELRMSKQDVKDEMKKYEGSPDTKNRIRKVQREMANARMMGAVPDADVIVTNPTHIAVALKYDAEEMDAPTVVAKGKRLIADKIKAIAKENDVPVVENKPLARSLYEAVEVGMTVPANLYKAVAEVLAYVYRLKGKA